A window of the Chloroflexus sp. Y-396-1 genome harbors these coding sequences:
- a CDS encoding YigZ family protein produces the protein MTKAHYPIPASPAQTEIVVRGSRFIARAIPTPTVEAARTAIAATRAVMPDATHHCYAYLIGYGSSTIASMSDDGEPAGSAGRPMLSVLRGADLGDITVIVTRYFGGTLLGVGGLVRAYSDATRAVLAIVPRTQRVLYQRVTMHIHYADYAMICRLLEAHAAIIVEESFAADVMITIDVPVDRLYAVRQQIEEMTGGRTHLEPVTSVI, from the coding sequence ATGACCAAAGCGCACTATCCGATCCCTGCAAGTCCGGCACAAACCGAAATTGTTGTGCGTGGTTCTCGTTTTATCGCCCGGGCCATACCTACCCCAACCGTAGAAGCAGCACGAACGGCGATTGCGGCAACACGGGCAGTAATGCCCGATGCGACTCACCATTGCTATGCGTACCTGATAGGTTACGGTTCAAGCACGATTGCCAGCATGAGCGATGATGGTGAACCAGCCGGGAGTGCCGGTCGGCCAATGCTGTCTGTGCTGCGCGGTGCCGATTTGGGTGACATCACAGTTATCGTGACCCGTTACTTTGGTGGTACCCTGTTGGGTGTTGGGGGGTTGGTACGTGCTTATAGCGATGCAACCCGCGCTGTGTTGGCAATTGTGCCCCGTACTCAACGGGTGCTGTATCAACGGGTGACGATGCACATACATTATGCCGACTACGCCATGATCTGTCGGCTGCTTGAAGCTCATGCTGCCATCATTGTTGAGGAGTCGTTTGCTGCTGATGTGATGATCACGATCGATGTGCCGGTTGATCGTCTCTACGCGGTGCGCCAGCAGATCGAGGAGATGACTGGCGGTCGTACTCATCTTGAACCGGTAACGTCTGTGATATAA
- a CDS encoding BTAD domain-containing putative transcriptional regulator translates to MTELAEHAPSVAVSAPLLPLKITPPPVRPDEILRPDLQAMLAEVRLLPVTLVVAPAGYGKTTLLAQWADQLVQTGAQVAWLGLEASDQEPALLLAYLIGAIRRVMPFIGEQALRILQSISSLDRNWPLVAGALLGDIQRELQSPTVLVLDDVHTITEGPITTDLLGYLLRAAPPHLHIVMASRRPLTFAPLPRLRAEGALLEVGAHDLLLRRHEVIELLTRADVTLSDEEIDLLLERTGGWMLSVQLAVRTLARLTPAQRYPYLQGLATNQYDLFGYLASEVLSELPEQLIDRLICAALLGQVNPALLDEALQVKDSAQLIEQAISLGLPITLETSNSINGERIFRFHPLWQRLLADRALTRFDRAFVRELHQRFGEVLARHDQIEVALRHLAAAENPTAIARALREHAWPLIDTLQRESLRSWIERLPPEVREHDPELLHMYGWSLFTTDRERALELISEAAEAYRQSGLPTQELRALRDMTILLFWADTPSKFEQVCRQVIAAAQRAADPWSRGAALIGLMALLYNRGKFRAALRVARWADRRPLSVLWQWLLAILRASIYIQQGYPADALAAIRAALELPRIDRNDMLRQSLLLLQAMALYQQGKRDDALSQAQESYQRLNDYAPGSVLTGNAALILAILLIEHDQSEVAETYLQRVRQIAAHLDDRLLAIRARIIEIYVLFRNAQPTATAQALQFWRQISTQREEGVFATLYAQELWMQSLLLIVLGEGGEQEQALELAQELIAAMDHRNDGLFRALVHIYRAYLVAQTRPNDPLITTDLTTACVICDQAGVQSLPFIPQLAMKWAIATALRLGLSSQAMLAALRQLDAATLSAMLTPLLDESVPLKIRLRSATLIGELGLVSAYSALRSLLKDRSLQMRTAASEALERLIYRPPYRLVIRALGGFQVLRGDQEIRDRDWRSVKARHLLQLLLIERGRMLPREQIMDMLWPGLDAESASNNLRVTVSRLIRALEPDRPEGAPTYYLLQQGDTYGFNIESDHWYDVAEFVRAVELGRHALQRNQLNEARKAFQEAVTLYSGPFLPDSLYEDWSVVERERLGLLFTEAALNLGHILFDEKQFHDAIKLGWRVLEYDKAQEEAYQLLIRAYGMIGERSTAIRLYHRCVTALREELGVDPLPETVALFEQVRGKRAS, encoded by the coding sequence ATGACCGAACTGGCCGAACATGCGCCATCGGTTGCGGTAAGCGCCCCCTTACTCCCTCTGAAAATCACGCCGCCACCGGTGCGGCCCGACGAGATTCTGCGTCCTGATTTGCAAGCCATGCTCGCAGAGGTGCGCTTGCTACCGGTAACGCTGGTTGTCGCACCGGCAGGCTACGGCAAGACGACCCTACTGGCGCAATGGGCCGATCAGCTTGTCCAGACCGGAGCGCAGGTAGCCTGGCTTGGTCTGGAAGCCAGTGATCAAGAGCCAGCGTTACTTCTGGCATATCTCATCGGGGCAATCCGCCGCGTGATGCCCTTCATTGGTGAACAGGCGCTGCGGATATTGCAAAGTATCTCTAGCCTTGATCGCAACTGGCCGCTGGTTGCGGGTGCACTGCTCGGTGATATCCAGCGCGAGCTTCAATCACCCACCGTGCTGGTTCTCGACGATGTTCATACCATTACTGAAGGGCCAATTACTACCGATCTACTCGGCTACCTGCTGCGGGCAGCACCGCCTCATCTGCACATTGTCATGGCATCGCGCCGCCCACTCACCTTTGCGCCACTCCCCCGCTTACGCGCCGAAGGTGCGCTACTCGAGGTAGGTGCTCACGACTTGTTGTTGCGTCGCCATGAGGTGATTGAACTGTTGACACGCGCCGACGTTACTCTGTCTGATGAGGAAATCGATCTCCTGCTTGAGCGTACCGGCGGCTGGATGTTAAGTGTGCAGCTTGCAGTGCGCACCCTTGCCCGTCTAACACCAGCTCAGCGCTATCCGTACTTGCAGGGGCTGGCAACCAATCAGTACGATCTATTTGGGTATCTGGCATCTGAAGTGCTGTCTGAGCTACCCGAACAGTTGATTGACCGCCTGATTTGTGCTGCTTTGTTAGGACAGGTGAATCCAGCCTTGCTCGATGAGGCGCTACAAGTAAAGGATAGTGCACAATTGATCGAGCAGGCAATATCACTTGGCCTGCCTATAACCCTCGAGACCAGCAATAGTATCAATGGTGAGCGAATCTTTCGCTTCCACCCACTCTGGCAGCGTTTACTCGCTGACCGGGCCTTGACGCGCTTTGATCGCGCCTTCGTCCGTGAGCTGCACCAACGATTCGGAGAAGTTTTGGCGCGTCATGACCAGATTGAGGTTGCGCTGCGTCATCTGGCGGCAGCAGAAAATCCGACTGCGATTGCCCGCGCCCTCCGCGAGCATGCCTGGCCGCTCATCGATACATTGCAACGCGAGAGTCTGCGGAGCTGGATCGAGCGTCTGCCACCTGAAGTACGTGAACACGATCCCGAACTGCTCCATATGTACGGCTGGAGCCTCTTCACAACGGATCGTGAACGAGCGTTGGAATTGATCAGCGAGGCGGCTGAGGCATATCGCCAGAGCGGACTACCAACCCAAGAATTACGAGCGTTGCGCGATATGACGATCCTGTTGTTTTGGGCTGACACACCATCGAAATTTGAACAGGTGTGTCGGCAAGTGATTGCTGCCGCGCAACGCGCCGCTGATCCATGGTCACGGGGCGCAGCACTAATCGGCTTAATGGCACTCCTCTACAACCGGGGCAAGTTCCGGGCGGCGCTGCGGGTCGCCCGCTGGGCTGATCGGCGTCCCCTTAGCGTTCTATGGCAGTGGTTACTGGCCATTTTACGCGCTTCGATCTATATTCAGCAGGGCTATCCAGCCGATGCCTTAGCTGCCATTCGTGCTGCGCTCGAATTGCCGCGCATTGACCGCAACGACATGTTGCGTCAGTCGCTCTTGCTCTTGCAGGCGATGGCCCTGTACCAGCAAGGCAAGCGGGACGATGCGCTCAGTCAGGCGCAAGAGAGTTACCAACGCTTGAATGACTATGCCCCTGGTAGCGTTCTGACCGGTAATGCCGCTTTGATTCTAGCGATCCTGCTCATTGAACACGATCAAAGTGAAGTAGCAGAGACCTATCTGCAACGGGTACGCCAGATCGCCGCTCATCTTGATGACCGGTTACTCGCGATACGGGCCAGGATTATTGAGATTTATGTACTGTTCCGCAATGCGCAACCGACGGCTACCGCGCAAGCCTTGCAATTCTGGCGGCAAATATCAACGCAGCGTGAAGAGGGTGTCTTCGCGACCCTGTATGCCCAAGAGCTTTGGATGCAGAGTCTGTTACTGATTGTCCTTGGTGAAGGTGGCGAACAGGAGCAGGCCCTTGAGCTGGCACAAGAACTGATCGCGGCAATGGATCATCGCAATGATGGGCTGTTTCGCGCTCTCGTCCATATCTATCGCGCCTACCTTGTTGCGCAAACTCGACCGAATGATCCATTAATTACGACCGATCTTACCACCGCCTGCGTAATCTGTGATCAGGCTGGTGTTCAATCACTGCCTTTCATCCCACAGCTAGCAATGAAGTGGGCGATTGCCACTGCACTCCGACTCGGTTTGTCGAGTCAAGCGATGCTGGCTGCACTTCGCCAACTCGATGCAGCAACGTTGAGTGCAATGCTAACGCCGCTCCTCGACGAATCAGTACCGCTGAAGATTCGGCTGCGTAGCGCTACTCTGATCGGCGAATTAGGGTTGGTCAGTGCGTACAGCGCTCTGCGCAGCTTGTTGAAAGATCGCTCGTTACAGATGAGAACGGCGGCGAGCGAAGCGTTAGAACGTCTGATTTACCGTCCACCGTACCGCCTTGTCATACGTGCGCTGGGTGGCTTTCAAGTGCTACGCGGCGATCAAGAAATCCGTGATCGCGACTGGCGCAGCGTGAAGGCTCGTCACCTCTTGCAGTTGCTGCTGATCGAGCGTGGTCGAATGTTACCCCGTGAACAGATCATGGATATGCTCTGGCCGGGATTGGATGCTGAGTCGGCGTCGAACAATCTACGGGTGACAGTGAGCAGACTGATCAGGGCGTTAGAACCGGATCGTCCTGAGGGCGCCCCTACTTACTACTTGCTACAACAGGGTGATACGTATGGCTTTAATATCGAGAGCGATCACTGGTACGATGTAGCCGAATTCGTGCGGGCAGTAGAACTTGGCCGACACGCATTGCAACGCAACCAGCTCAACGAGGCACGTAAAGCCTTTCAAGAGGCAGTAACGTTGTATAGCGGCCCATTTTTGCCTGACAGCCTCTACGAAGATTGGTCGGTTGTCGAACGGGAACGATTAGGGTTACTGTTTACCGAAGCTGCCCTCAATTTAGGGCATATCCTGTTCGATGAAAAACAGTTCCACGACGCTATCAAGCTAGGCTGGCGTGTGTTGGAATATGATAAAGCGCAGGAAGAGGCATATCAGTTATTGATTCGAGCCTACGGTATGATTGGTGAACGCAGCACGGCTATTCGTCTTTATCACCGTTGCGTTACCGCGCTGCGCGAAGAATTGGGGGTTGATCCATTACCGGAAACGGTCGCGCTGTTTGAGCAGGTGCGTGGAAAAAGAGCTTCTTAA
- the leuB gene encoding 3-isopropylmalate dehydrogenase: MQAVIAVLPGDGIGPEVVAEGLKVLQAIANRFGHQFTFHEALIGGCAIDATGNPLPTETVAVCRAADAILLGAVGGPKWDDPQARVRPEQGLLGIRKELGLFANLRPVHIYPQLIDASPLRPERLQGVDLVVVRELTGGIYFGEKRREQGAHGEWASDLCLYHEEEIIRVVRVAAHLARQRRKKLTLVDKANVLETSRLWRSITTRFIKTEFPDLQFETMLVDACAMHLIRRPADFDVIVTENMFGDILTDEASMLAGSMGMLPSASLGDGRAGLYEPIHGSAPDIAGQGKANPLATILSVAMLLRHSLNLPSEADCVEAAVASVIERGIVTADIAVPGQPTYSTTAVGDAVAAAIAA; the protein is encoded by the coding sequence GTGCAAGCAGTGATTGCAGTATTACCAGGTGACGGTATTGGGCCAGAAGTTGTTGCCGAGGGACTGAAAGTCCTCCAGGCGATTGCGAATCGTTTTGGTCATCAGTTCACGTTTCACGAGGCACTGATCGGCGGCTGCGCGATTGATGCAACCGGTAATCCATTGCCAACCGAAACTGTTGCCGTATGTCGTGCTGCCGATGCTATTCTGCTCGGCGCAGTAGGTGGGCCAAAATGGGACGATCCCCAGGCCCGTGTACGTCCTGAACAAGGGTTGTTGGGCATTCGTAAGGAATTAGGGCTGTTTGCCAATCTGCGCCCAGTGCATATTTATCCGCAATTGATCGATGCCTCGCCACTACGGCCTGAACGTTTGCAGGGTGTCGATCTAGTCGTCGTGCGCGAGCTAACCGGAGGCATCTATTTCGGTGAGAAGCGCCGTGAACAGGGTGCACATGGCGAATGGGCTAGTGACCTCTGCCTCTACCATGAAGAGGAGATTATCCGAGTCGTGCGGGTGGCAGCGCACCTCGCCCGTCAACGTCGAAAAAAGCTGACGCTGGTCGATAAGGCAAACGTGCTTGAGACCAGCCGTCTATGGCGCAGTATTACCACTCGTTTCATCAAAACGGAATTCCCCGATTTGCAATTCGAGACGATGCTCGTCGATGCCTGCGCGATGCATCTGATCCGCCGACCGGCCGACTTTGACGTGATCGTGACCGAGAACATGTTTGGCGATATTTTGACCGACGAAGCCTCGATGCTGGCCGGTTCAATGGGGATGCTGCCATCGGCCTCGCTCGGTGACGGCCGAGCGGGGTTGTACGAACCGATTCACGGCTCGGCGCCTGACATTGCCGGACAAGGCAAAGCCAATCCGCTAGCGACGATCTTGAGTGTGGCAATGCTTTTACGTCATTCGTTGAATCTGCCCTCTGAAGCCGACTGCGTTGAAGCTGCGGTTGCGTCGGTGATCGAACGAGGGATTGTAACGGCTGACATTGCCGTTCCCGGTCAGCCCACGTACAGCACAACTGCGGTCGGCGACGCTGTTGCCGCTGCCATTGCTGCCTGA
- a CDS encoding cobalamin B12-binding domain-containing protein, which produces MERKIRVLVAKPGLDGHDRGAKVIARALRDAGMEVIYTGLQQTPQMIVEAALQEDVDVIGLSILSGAHMTLLPKVMQLLREQGMTDVLVVAGGIISDEDAEILKREHGIAEVFGPGSSTQAIIDFIRSHVELTRG; this is translated from the coding sequence ATGGAGCGAAAGATTCGTGTACTGGTTGCCAAACCCGGTCTTGATGGTCATGATCGTGGCGCAAAGGTCATTGCACGAGCATTACGCGATGCCGGCATGGAAGTCATCTATACCGGTCTTCAGCAGACCCCCCAGATGATCGTTGAGGCTGCATTGCAAGAAGACGTTGATGTGATCGGTCTCTCGATCCTCTCTGGCGCCCACATGACGCTACTGCCGAAGGTCATGCAGTTACTACGCGAACAGGGTATGACTGACGTGTTGGTCGTTGCCGGCGGCATTATTTCAGATGAAGACGCCGAGATTCTCAAACGCGAGCATGGCATTGCAGAAGTATTCGGCCCCGGTTCGTCAACACAGGCCATCATTGATTTTATTCGTTCTCACGTCGAGCTGACGCGGGGTTAA
- the meaB gene encoding methylmalonyl Co-A mutase-associated GTPase MeaB — protein MNEHELVTRLRNGERRALARAISLVEQGGPTARALMAAVYPYGDAHRVGITGPPGAGKSTLVTALAQEWRRRGVPIGIVAVDPSSPFSGGAVLGDRIRMQALGGDPGVFIRSMASRGRMGGLARATADAVTLIAAAGFPVILIETVGAGQDEVDIAQTADTTIVVEVPGMGDDVQSIKAGMLEIADVFVVNKADRPGADQTVRQLRTMLQLGAPSPDGWSPPVLTAIATTGEGCAQIVDAIEQHRQHLITANIKTQRALTAAERELTAAVQELILERLRGERWNELVQQIATRQRDPYAAASELLPTDLTIRSGLA, from the coding sequence ATGAATGAGCACGAATTGGTAACGCGCCTGCGCAACGGCGAGCGGCGGGCGTTGGCGCGTGCCATTTCACTAGTCGAACAGGGTGGCCCAACTGCCCGTGCACTGATGGCAGCGGTGTACCCGTATGGTGATGCACACCGAGTAGGAATTACTGGTCCACCTGGGGCCGGGAAATCGACGTTGGTAACTGCTCTGGCACAGGAATGGCGCAGACGTGGGGTTCCAATTGGAATTGTCGCTGTCGATCCCTCTTCACCTTTTAGTGGCGGCGCTGTACTCGGTGATCGCATACGTATGCAGGCACTTGGTGGAGATCCCGGTGTCTTCATCCGCAGCATGGCCAGTCGTGGCCGAATGGGTGGACTGGCGCGGGCCACGGCTGATGCAGTTACCTTAATTGCCGCAGCCGGTTTTCCGGTTATCTTGATCGAAACCGTTGGTGCCGGTCAAGATGAGGTTGATATTGCGCAAACTGCCGACACGACGATTGTCGTTGAAGTACCCGGTATGGGAGATGATGTGCAGAGCATCAAAGCCGGGATGCTTGAGATTGCCGATGTCTTTGTAGTAAACAAAGCTGATCGTCCTGGTGCTGATCAAACAGTACGCCAACTGCGCACCATGCTGCAATTGGGTGCACCATCACCTGACGGTTGGTCACCACCGGTACTTACGGCCATCGCGACTACCGGCGAAGGTTGCGCACAAATTGTCGATGCAATAGAGCAGCATCGACAGCACTTAATCACTGCCAACATCAAAACCCAACGAGCATTAACGGCTGCCGAACGCGAGCTAACGGCTGCCGTTCAGGAGCTTATCCTCGAACGGCTGCGGGGCGAGCGTTGGAATGAACTGGTACAACAGATCGCTACTCGCCAGCGCGATCCATACGCTGCTGCAAGTGAGTTGTTACCTACCGACCTCACTATCCGCAGTGGGTTAGCGTAA
- a CDS encoding phosphomannomutase/phosphoglucomutase, with the protein MQVNPAIFKAYDIRGIYPTELNEEIAYLIGRAFVTFLGADTVIVGRDMRTSGPVLFDAVTRGIMDQGADVVDIGMVSTDQYYFACTQLGFPGMMVTASHNPKQYNGFKMVRRMPYLLSGDEGIQDLRRLVESEAFPTPTRRGQRREYDFKAQFVQKVLSLIDVEAIKPLKVIVDTGNGMVGPILQEVYSHLPIQLTGMYLDPDGTLPNHGLDPLMPENRAELQQRVKDEGADIGFAFDGDGDRFFAIDDRGEFISGDFLTAILGRYLLEKEPGAKIIYDVRASWAVPDEVRAAGGIPLIERVGHAFIKRRMANEDAIFAGEVSGHYYFKAFAFADSGIIPSLYLLEMLSKRGVKMSELLSRLESRYFISGEINSRVSDVAAKLNEIAERYSDGKIERIDGISVSYDTWHFNVRGSNTEPLIRLNLESIASRAEMEARRDEVLAIIRS; encoded by the coding sequence GTGCAAGTGAATCCGGCTATTTTCAAGGCCTACGATATTCGTGGCATCTATCCAACTGAACTGAACGAAGAGATTGCCTATCTCATCGGACGCGCCTTCGTCACCTTTCTCGGCGCAGACACGGTCATTGTCGGGCGCGACATGCGTACTTCGGGGCCGGTGCTGTTCGATGCGGTGACGCGGGGGATTATGGATCAGGGTGCTGACGTGGTAGACATCGGCATGGTCAGCACCGATCAATACTATTTTGCATGTACCCAACTGGGATTTCCCGGTATGATGGTAACGGCCTCGCACAACCCCAAGCAGTACAATGGGTTCAAGATGGTACGGCGCATGCCATACCTCTTGTCGGGCGATGAGGGTATTCAAGACTTACGCCGCCTGGTCGAGAGCGAAGCCTTCCCAACACCAACCCGCCGTGGGCAACGTCGCGAATACGATTTCAAAGCGCAATTCGTCCAGAAAGTGCTCTCTCTCATTGATGTCGAGGCGATCAAGCCGCTCAAAGTCATCGTCGATACCGGTAACGGCATGGTAGGGCCGATTTTACAGGAGGTTTATTCCCACCTACCCATTCAGTTAACCGGCATGTATCTCGATCCCGATGGCACGTTGCCCAACCATGGCCTCGATCCGTTGATGCCAGAAAATCGGGCTGAATTGCAGCAACGGGTCAAAGATGAAGGGGCCGACATCGGCTTTGCTTTTGACGGTGATGGCGACCGCTTCTTTGCAATTGATGACCGCGGGGAGTTTATTTCAGGCGATTTCCTGACCGCTATTCTGGGTCGTTACCTACTTGAGAAAGAGCCGGGAGCGAAAATCATCTACGATGTACGCGCTTCGTGGGCAGTTCCCGACGAAGTACGAGCTGCCGGCGGAATTCCACTGATTGAACGAGTCGGTCATGCGTTTATCAAGCGACGGATGGCAAACGAAGATGCCATCTTTGCCGGTGAAGTTTCTGGACACTATTACTTCAAAGCCTTCGCGTTTGCCGATTCGGGGATCATTCCCTCACTCTATCTGTTAGAGATGCTCTCAAAACGTGGTGTCAAGATGAGCGAACTGCTCAGCCGACTCGAATCGCGCTACTTCATTTCTGGCGAAATTAATTCACGGGTCAGCGATGTCGCTGCCAAACTCAACGAAATCGCCGAACGCTACAGCGATGGCAAGATTGAACGCATTGATGGTATCTCGGTGAGCTACGACACCTGGCATTTCAATGTACGCGGCTCGAATACCGAACCGCTCATCCGATTGAACCTCGAATCGATTGCCTCGCGAGCCGAGATGGAAGCCAGGCGTGATGAAGTGCTGGCGATTATTCGTTCATAA
- a CDS encoding RimK family alpha-L-glutamate ligase, producing the protein MSVKKIGILVGREWSWPPAFIEEVNRRNVGVHAEFIKLGGTRMAELCDYDVIVDRISHEIPYYRTFLKTAALSGTRIVNNPFWWSADDKFFGASLATALGIPHPRTVALPSHSYIEGVVEESLRNLQYPIPWKEHVDYVGGFPVILKPAWGGGFKKVYKVHSYEELWRAYNETGIECMMLQEYIPWEKYVRCIVIGRRHIMTIKFDANAPWPHRYFRDDNYLTPDEGRQVVDAALKLNQALGYDMNTVEFAIRNGVAYAIDFTNPAPDFDVNSLTPYYFDWVVRTMADFTIELALQGRAKPEELAWHRFLNGPMVPVNNSAPSTTLPNDSPKANSSTDETPAAPKRRRTTKKKAAEEA; encoded by the coding sequence GTGAGTGTCAAAAAGATCGGTATTCTGGTGGGTCGTGAGTGGTCGTGGCCACCTGCATTTATTGAAGAGGTCAATCGTCGCAACGTCGGAGTGCATGCCGAGTTTATCAAGTTGGGCGGTACACGCATGGCCGAGCTGTGCGATTACGACGTGATCGTTGATCGCATCAGCCACGAAATACCATACTATCGCACGTTCCTGAAAACTGCTGCGCTCAGCGGTACCCGAATCGTGAATAACCCCTTCTGGTGGAGCGCCGATGATAAGTTTTTCGGCGCTTCGCTGGCAACTGCACTCGGTATTCCACATCCGCGTACTGTAGCTCTCCCCTCTCACTCGTACATCGAAGGCGTCGTTGAAGAGTCACTGCGGAATCTGCAATATCCAATTCCCTGGAAAGAGCATGTTGATTACGTCGGTGGCTTTCCGGTTATTCTCAAGCCGGCCTGGGGTGGTGGTTTCAAGAAGGTCTACAAAGTTCATTCATATGAGGAACTGTGGCGAGCGTACAACGAGACCGGCATCGAGTGCATGATGTTGCAAGAGTACATCCCCTGGGAGAAGTACGTGCGCTGTATCGTGATCGGTCGTCGCCACATCATGACCATTAAATTCGATGCGAATGCACCCTGGCCACACCGTTATTTCCGCGATGACAACTATCTCACCCCCGACGAAGGACGCCAGGTTGTAGATGCTGCGCTCAAACTTAATCAGGCGCTCGGCTATGACATGAACACCGTTGAGTTTGCCATTCGGAACGGCGTGGCTTACGCGATTGATTTCACCAATCCAGCACCCGATTTTGATGTCAATTCGCTGACCCCCTATTACTTCGACTGGGTGGTGCGCACGATGGCCGATTTCACTATCGAACTGGCATTGCAAGGTCGGGCCAAACCGGAAGAATTGGCGTGGCATCGCTTCCTCAATGGGCCAATGGTACCGGTGAACAATTCGGCTCCTTCGACTACACTGCCGAACGACAGTCCAAAAGCCAACTCATCGACTGACGAAACCCCTGCCGCTCCCAAGCGACGACGAACAACGAAGAAGAAAGCTGCTGAAGAGGCCTGA
- a CDS encoding circularly permuted type 2 ATP-grasp protein yields the protein MTLAQAIADYHALLEPTLATESWHRLTEEMRARQLYFGERPLATVLRPRLITASQYDLLRRGTQQVAEAARAIVAVALESSEMGQAVREVLMLTPLEEQLIAMHPGYLEPSAHSRMDTFLTIDGTSLRFVEYNAESPAAIAYEDLLTQAFLAMPVMTEFMKRYSITPLPARQYMLRTLIDCWQAAGSPGQEPRVAIVDWRGLPTATEFEMFRRYFTEHGLPTVICAPQDLTFRDGQLLAPTPEGGDMPVTIVFKRVLTSEFLTYYGNEALTHPLVQAYAAGACVIVNSFRAKLLHKKSLFALLSDERFHDPLNAAQRAAVAAHVPWTRVVRPGVTTYQNEQIDLLPFIREYRERLLLKPNDEYGGKGITIGWEVSADEWDAALQAALTSPFVVQERVTIAYEPYPALIDGRVVISERLVDSDPFLFGTEVNGCLCRLSTVTLLNVTAGGGSTVPVFIIEDSPASGAGNDSL from the coding sequence ATGACACTTGCGCAGGCAATTGCCGATTACCACGCTTTACTTGAACCGACGCTGGCAACCGAGTCGTGGCACCGGTTAACCGAAGAGATGCGTGCTCGCCAGCTCTATTTCGGTGAGCGGCCACTAGCGACCGTACTGCGACCACGACTCATCACCGCATCACAATACGATCTCCTCCGCCGTGGTACGCAGCAGGTCGCCGAGGCAGCACGAGCCATCGTGGCGGTGGCACTCGAATCTTCAGAGATGGGGCAGGCAGTGCGGGAAGTTCTGATGCTAACCCCACTTGAAGAGCAACTGATCGCGATGCATCCTGGTTATCTCGAACCGAGTGCCCATTCACGGATGGACACATTCCTGACCATTGACGGTACCTCACTACGATTTGTTGAATACAATGCCGAGAGCCCGGCGGCAATTGCTTACGAAGATTTGCTGACACAGGCGTTTCTGGCGATGCCGGTGATGACCGAGTTTATGAAGCGTTACTCGATTACACCCCTACCGGCCCGCCAATATATGTTGCGCACCTTGATCGATTGCTGGCAAGCGGCGGGAAGTCCCGGTCAGGAACCGCGCGTCGCAATCGTTGACTGGCGCGGGTTGCCAACTGCCACCGAGTTCGAGATGTTTCGACGTTATTTTACCGAACATGGTCTGCCAACCGTCATTTGCGCACCGCAAGACCTCACCTTCCGTGATGGTCAATTACTGGCACCGACACCCGAAGGTGGTGATATGCCGGTCACCATTGTTTTCAAACGGGTGCTGACCAGCGAGTTTCTTACTTACTATGGCAATGAAGCGTTAACCCACCCGCTGGTGCAGGCGTATGCCGCTGGCGCCTGTGTAATCGTGAACTCATTCCGCGCCAAACTCTTGCACAAGAAATCGCTCTTCGCCCTCCTCTCTGATGAGCGCTTCCATGATCCACTGAACGCCGCACAGCGTGCGGCAGTGGCGGCTCATGTGCCCTGGACAAGAGTAGTACGGCCTGGTGTCACAACTTACCAGAATGAACAGATCGATCTCCTTCCCTTCATCCGTGAGTATCGTGAACGTCTGCTGTTGAAACCTAACGATGAATACGGTGGCAAGGGTATCACAATTGGTTGGGAAGTGAGCGCCGACGAATGGGATGCTGCACTGCAAGCGGCGCTTACTTCACCGTTTGTAGTGCAAGAGCGCGTCACTATCGCATATGAGCCGTACCCTGCTCTGATCGACGGTCGAGTGGTGATTAGCGAGCGCCTGGTCGATAGTGATCCGTTCTTATTCGGCACTGAAGTCAACGGATGTTTGTGTCGTCTCTCGACAGTGACCCTCTTGAACGTCACTGCCGGTGGAGGGAGTACCGTTCCGGTCTTTATTATCGAGGACTCACCTGCGTCAGGAGCAGGCAATGATAGTCTATGA